In Pseudomonas sp. PDNC002, the DNA window TAGCCGGCATCGCGGAGCAGCTCGGCGAGGCTCACCACACGCTGGTTGATGTGGCCTTCATAGCCGGGGTTGCGGCGGATGGTTTCGTCGCTGAACTCGGCCATCGCACCAATGCCGGCGAGATGATGGTCGGTGCCGGTCAGCAGCATCGCGCGGGTTGGCGAGCAGGCCGAGGCGGCATGGAAATCGGTGAGGCGCAGTCCGGCGGTGGCCAGGGCATCGAGGTGCGGTGTATCGATCTCGCCGCCGAAGGCGCCGAGGTCGGAGAAACCCAGGTCGTCGGCGACGATCAGCAGGAAGTTCGGGCGTTTGCTCATGTGCATCTCGCGAAGGGAATGGCGGCCACCGGCGCAGGCCGGGCGCAGTGCCGCGCCACGAGCCGTTGCATCGGTATTCGGGTGTGAATCGCCGGGCCGATATATCAACGTCGCTATCGATGCCTTCAGGCGATAAGGGCGTCCATTAAAGGGCGCGCCTCAGCCCGCCGGCCAGTGCCTTCGAGGAATACTTTTCATGCCTTTGCGGCATCTTCCCGGCAGGCCTGGCGCGACGATACGCAACCCGACTTTTCATGGACCGGGGGAGTCGCGAAGCTCTACCGAATCCGCCTTGCTTCGGCGGGTGGCGCACGGCCGAACAGTCGCTTGAACTACTGGTTGAGCAGCGCGGTGCCGCGCTCTTCCGCCCTGAGTGTCAGGACCTCGACGCCGTCGGCGGTTACCGCCACGGTATGTTCGAACTGGGCGGACAGCTTGCCGTCGAGGGTCACCACGGTCCACTCATCCGCCAGTGTTTTCACGCCCGCGCGCCCTTCGTTGAGCATGGGCTCGATGGTGAAGACCATGCCCTCCTTGAGCACCAGCCCGCTGCCCGGCCTGCCGAAGTGCAGGACCTGCGGCGGCTCGTGCATCTCGCGGCCGATGCCGTGCCCGCAATAGTCGCGCACGACCGAATAGCCGTGCTGGCGGGCATGCCGCTCGATCGCATGGCCGACATCGCCGAGCGTTGCGCCGGGCTTCACCGCATGGATGCCTTTCCACATGGCTTCGCAGGTGACGCGGACCAGGCGCCGGGCCGACGGCTCGACGGCGCCCACCAGGTAGGTCTTGCTCGAATCGGCGATGTAGCCGTTCTTCTCCAGCGTGATGTCGAAGTTGATGATGTCGCCGTTGCGGATGCGCTGGTCGGCGGACGGCACACCATGGCACACGACCTGGTTGGCCGAGGAGTTGAGTACATAGGCGAAGCCGTACTGGCCCTTGCTGGCGGGCCTGGACGCGAGGTCGTGGGTGATGAAGTGCTCGACCCGGTCATTCACTTCCAGTGTCGTCATGCCTTCCAGCGCCAGGGAGTCCACGAGCTCGAAGACTTTGGCGAGCAGTTTCCCCGACTGCGCCAGGAGGGCCAGCTCCTGCGGCGTCTTGATCATTTTGCAGCGCCCGCGAGGGGATACGTCACCCCGGCTTCCTGGAGTTCGCGGGTGACGATTTCATTGAAGCTCAGCGTCGGGTTGAGCTCGCACAGCATGCCGATCTTTATCCAGAAAGCCGCCTGCGCGTTGATCGAGCGGCAGCCCACCGTGCTGGCGCGGCGGAGCTGGTCGTGGAGTTCGTCGTCGAGATTGATGATGCCCATCGAGCGATGTCCTATATGATTCATAACAGAATATATATTAATCGTATTGAATGACGCGGGAGGATGCAACGTCAGGCGTCGGACAGCCTGACCTGCCGCGGCGGGGCATAAGGTTATGCGCGAATGTTCTGCAAGATTTTCCTCGCTCGCTCCACAGGGATTCAGCAGGCACACCTGCCTGAATGTCTGGGAGTGGAGTGGATGGAAGAATCTTCAGCGGGTTGGGACGCGCTGCGTCAGCAACTGGAACGGGACCGTTTCGGCCGCGCCGAATGGCCGACATGGGTGCTGCTGGTGGGAGTGCAACTGGCCTGGTTCGGCTTGCTCTGGGCCAGCGCATGGCTGGGTCGCTGGCCGACCACCGTGCTGCTGGTGCCGGTGGTGACCTTGTGGATGTCGGTGCAGCACGAGTTGCTGCATGGCCATCCCACCCGGTTGAACTGGCTGAACAAGCTGCTGGGTTATGCACCCTACGCACTCTGGTATCCCTACACGCTGTACCGCGACAGCCATCTCGCCCACCACGACGACGAGGCGCTGACCCTGCCCGGTGTCGATCCGGAAAGCCGTTATGTCGCCCTCGCGCGCTGGGCGCGCCTGTCGTCGTTGTCCCGTACGCTGCGCTGGGTGGACAAGACTGTGCCTGGCCGTCTGCTGATCGGCGCGCCGCTGGCGTTGCTGGGCATGGCCGGGGAAGAGGGCCGGCGCTTGCTGCGCGGCGAGCGGCAGGCCTGGCTGATGTGGGGCACCCACGGTCTGTTGTGCGTGGCGCTGCTGGCGTTCGTCGAGCACTTCAGCACGTTGTCGGCGATGCAGTACGTGGTGTGGGTCAGCGTCCCGGCGCTGGCGCTGGCGATGCTGCGTTCCTTCTACGAGCACCGCCCGGCTGCCGCACCGCAGCAGCGCAGTGTGCTCAACGAAGCCGGCTGGCCGTGGCGCTGGCTGTTCCTCAATCTCAACCTGCACTTGGTCCACCACGACCTGCCGTGGCTGCCCTGGTACCGTTTGCCGGCGGTGTATCGCGAGCGCCGGGGATTCTGGCTGGCGCGTAGCGGCGGCTTCCTCGTGCGGGGCTACGGTGAATTGATCCGCCGGCACGCGCTGCGCCCGGTGGACAACCCGCAACATCCCTTCGCCGGACTGGAGCGCTCGGCATGATCACAGGTGTGGCCGAACTGCCGATGTACCCGGCGCCCGAGGCGATCCACGCCGCCAGCGAACGGTGGATCGCGCGGACCCTGGAATTGCTCGATGCACAGCGCAAGCCCTGGCGGGGCGACGATCTTCATGCGTTGTTCCGCGCGCCGGACCTGCTGTTCACCCAGACCTGCGGCTACCCGCTGATGACCGCGCTGCGTGGGCAGGTGCAACTGGTGGGCCGGCCGGATTTCAACCTTCCCCACAGTGGCGGCGGCGAGCATTGCAGCCTGCTGCTGGTGCGCGCCGATGATCCACGGGCCGACCTTGATGCACTACGCGGCTGCCGCGGGGCAGCCAACAACAGCGACTCGAATACCGGCATGAATCTGCTGCGCCATGCCCTGGCGCCCTGGCAGCGTGATGGACGCTTCTTCGGCGAGTTCGCCTGGAGTGGCAGCCATCGCCAGAGCTTGCGCTGGCTGCGCGAGGGCAGGGCGGACCTGATCGCCGTGGACAGCGTGACCTTCGCCTACCTGCAGCTCCACGCCACGGAGGAAACCACCGGTGTGCGCCTGCTGCAGCGCAGCGCGCCAAGTGCCGCGCTGCCCTACATCAGCGCCGCTGATGCCGCGCAGGCGGCGAGGATTCGCGATGCGCTCAACGCCGCGTTGGAAGCGCTGCCCGAGGTGGCCGCCACGCTGCGTATCCGCCGGGTCCTGCCGGCCAGCGAAAGCGACTACGAGCCCTTGCTGGAGTACCAGAGCGAGGCCACGGCCCGGGGCTTCGCGGCGCTGCATCCCGGCGCCTGAAGGTTTCGCGCTGGTGCATAGCGAAGCTGATATTTGGATATAATAAGCTGCTACAAAGCTATTTTTAAAGAATAAGACGCCTTGCTAGGATGCCTCCACCGGATCACCGGACTCCCCTGCATCATTCCTGTTCCTGGAGCCGACATGTCCGGTGCCGACAATTCCCATGGCCACGTGGTGGGCCTGCTGTTCCGCCAGCACTACGACTGGCTCCAGGGCCGGCTGCGCCGGCACCTGGAGTCCGGCGCCAGCGCCGAAGACCTGGCCGCCGAAACCTTCGTCCAGCTCCTCGCCAGCCCCGCG includes these proteins:
- the map gene encoding type I methionyl aminopeptidase; its protein translation is MIKTPQELALLAQSGKLLAKVFELVDSLALEGMTTLEVNDRVEHFITHDLASRPASKGQYGFAYVLNSSANQVVCHGVPSADQRIRNGDIINFDITLEKNGYIADSSKTYLVGAVEPSARRLVRVTCEAMWKGIHAVKPGATLGDVGHAIERHARQHGYSVVRDYCGHGIGREMHEPPQVLHFGRPGSGLVLKEGMVFTIEPMLNEGRAGVKTLADEWTVVTLDGKLSAQFEHTVAVTADGVEVLTLRAEERGTALLNQ
- a CDS encoding fatty acid desaturase; this encodes MEESSAGWDALRQQLERDRFGRAEWPTWVLLVGVQLAWFGLLWASAWLGRWPTTVLLVPVVTLWMSVQHELLHGHPTRLNWLNKLLGYAPYALWYPYTLYRDSHLAHHDDEALTLPGVDPESRYVALARWARLSSLSRTLRWVDKTVPGRLLIGAPLALLGMAGEEGRRLLRGERQAWLMWGTHGLLCVALLAFVEHFSTLSAMQYVVWVSVPALALAMLRSFYEHRPAAAPQQRSVLNEAGWPWRWLFLNLNLHLVHHDLPWLPWYRLPAVYRERRGFWLARSGGFLVRGYGELIRRHALRPVDNPQHPFAGLERSA
- a CDS encoding ParD-like family protein encodes the protein MGIINLDDELHDQLRRASTVGCRSINAQAAFWIKIGMLCELNPTLSFNEIVTRELQEAGVTYPLAGAAK
- a CDS encoding PhnD/SsuA/transferrin family substrate-binding protein codes for the protein MITGVAELPMYPAPEAIHAASERWIARTLELLDAQRKPWRGDDLHALFRAPDLLFTQTCGYPLMTALRGQVQLVGRPDFNLPHSGGGEHCSLLLVRADDPRADLDALRGCRGAANNSDSNTGMNLLRHALAPWQRDGRFFGEFAWSGSHRQSLRWLREGRADLIAVDSVTFAYLQLHATEETTGVRLLQRSAPSAALPYISAADAAQAARIRDALNAALEALPEVAATLRIRRVLPASESDYEPLLEYQSEATARGFAALHPGA